The Fulvia fulva chromosome 1, complete sequence region TCGATGCCCTAGCAGAGAAGCATATGCAGCATGAGTACGTTAGCTTCACGACGACCCCTCTCCAACCATTGCAAACGCTGACCCTCCCCCTCCTTCCAGCCTGACCCAATCCGACCGCGACGCCCTCAAGTCCGCAGCCAGCACCGTCTCCCTCCACACCGGCGTCGGCTCCCTCATAGGCCTGACTCTCGCATCCCTCCTAGCCTTCCGCCTCCGATCAGCCCGAAGACGCATGTTCACAACTTTCCGCGCCGCCGAGAAGCCACAGGCTGTGCGATTTGCAGATGGACGGGAAGAGACACTGCCGGACTTGACGGCTGTGGTGAAGCCGAGTCGGTTGGGAGACTTTGCGACGTATACGCTGCTTGGAGCTGGTGGGGTCTTCTTTGGGGGAGAGACGGGGTTGTTGACTGGAGGACTAAGAGGTAAGTCGAACCGGGAGCTCAATGAGGGCATGGATGGCAGTAGTAGATGGGTGAGAGAGACAGAGCTGACCAGGCCTCTTCACAGCGCGACAGCAGATCGCACAAGACCGGGAAAGCGGACAGCGGATACAGAACGCGTTCAAGAAATTTCAGGCCGATGCTTTGCGGGAACAGGCAGCTCAGATCGAGGGAAGCATCACGAAAGAGGGCAGCTGGGGTATCTAGGAGAAAGAGCTTGCGCACGCAGACTACTAGTAGATATCGAAACACCTTTCCCAGATCGCCCTAGCATATCGCAACTTTTGCAGATGAAGCTTGAACAGCAGGTACCCGATGCCAATGCCCACGAGTCCACGACGCTCCTCCCGCCGTACCGAAGGCCATACTATCTTGACTCGCGTGTGGTTAGCTTCGGCCGAGTTGACCTCGAATGAACCGCAGACACACTATCGTTCGCAACCTTACGGTGGGTCTGCAGCCCAGCAATAGCAAGCGTTTCGGTCAAAGCACACCAACGACAGGCTTAGGCTGGCGTGGGAAAGTGCTACCTCCAAGATACACGCCTCTGGGACCATTACATCATGCTGTTTCGAGTCTGTGTGTGGCGCAATGGTCTCTTGGATCGAGGCAGCAGCAAGACATCAAGGTATCCACTGCTACATGTGTCGAGGGACTGGAAAGACGTCAGCGCCAGGATCACTTCGCAGGTGCATGGCGTCTTGGTGGTCTTCTTCAATACCTGCTGACAACGTCGCGCATGGACATATCGGATACAGCACGGGCGGGTATGCCCGTGCGCTACACTTGAACGTCAGTAGAAGCAACACAGCCTGAGGACATGACGCGGCGGCACCAAGTGCATCGAGACTTCACAAACAATCACTCTGAGTCATCATGATCCTGCTGACATAGCGAGAGTAGTAACAAGTGCACAGCCTGCACCACCCCGCAGAAGAGGACCTTTACAGGACATCTTCTCGAAGCCCTCATGACGACGAGGCCATCTTTGCAGTACCAAGAACTGTGCGGTGCTCTAACGGCCAAGTGAATCCTGCGGAGAAACGTTTGCACTTCAATGCGAACCATCTCACGATCACATCTGGAAAGCGAGGGACAACAAGAGATGATATATGAAGAAAGACATCGCGAAGATGATGAAGTATAACAACCTGCGCATCGTCGATCGAACGTTGCAGCGCAATCGTCATATTACACCAAAGACATCTCGCTGAGCGACTTGCATCCCAAGGCTTGGCATCACCAACTCCGAAGGCATCAAACTACCGCAGACTACGACACAGCATCCTAGATGCGCTGCAACACCATCAACAATACTCGCCAGGCTACACCCACCACAATGTCGTCCCCAACCGCCCCAAAGAAGTCGTCGACGTGCGCAAGTGGAAGACCATCAACCAGCCCCTCAAGCTCCCTCTCCAAACCCTCCTCCAACACCTCCCAGAAAGACGCCTTCAGTTCATGGCTCAACATCCAAAACGGCAAAATAGTCCCCAAATCACAATTGCAACCGCCCCCGGACCCGAAACTTAGCACCTCCTTCGACGACGACTCAGACCTCTCCGACGACGAGGAATTCTTCGAGACCGATGGATGCGGCAAGGTCAAGCCGCATAGTCAGATGGAGGCGGCTGTGAGCTCGTTTATTCAGAAACGGAAGGCGAGGAGCGAGTGTGAGGGGGTGAAGGAGGGAGAGGAGTGCCAGGGTTGGTGGCGACGGAGGAAGGAGGAGAAGGCTTGGCAGAGGGAGAGGATGGGAAAGGGGGATGGGTATGTTTATTGATTTGAAGGTGTGGAGATGAGTGTGGAGGTGGTGGATGGGGCTGTGGGAGGGGGTTGGGGTGTACGTTTTTCGATCGCACCTCACCAGCTCAGGTCACTTTGTCGCCCTGGGCAGTGGAAGTGGACATCTTGATTTATTGTCACATGCAGAGACTTGGTACAGCTTGCAATTACGCCGTTGAGACAATGCTGGTTGTCGAGAGAGGTGAGAAGTTGGTGGATTATATACCTTGTCCTTATGCACGGCAGACAGCATGATTCTAGCTTCTGTACGCGACATATGAACCGTCTCTGACCTTCCTGTTGGTCAGGGCCAAGGGGCACATCTTGGAAAAAATTGTGATAGGGTAGGAGAAGACGCCAGGTCTGTGATGATGCTCATCTTCATTTTCAGTAGTGAAACATATATACAGCCATATCTCATAAGTCATAGCGTCCTATGATGTGAGAGCTGATTAGCAGCCATCTCTACTCCTCTGTCCTTTTGCTCATAAGGCTTTATGTCATAGAAATGCATCTTGAGCCATTGCAAGGAGGATATCTCCTCCGCATAAAAGAAGATCGCATGGAGGATATCATCGCTGAAGAAAGCAGGAAAGAAAGCCAGATAAGCCATGTGTTGTGCTGTTGTTCCATATCCGATAGATCGGTAGATGTTGGGTATCGTGATGTGATCGAAGGAGATCGTGTTTCGTATCGTGTTGCCGTTGTGTTCAGACCTTGCTAGTCATTGAGGCTCGGCTTCCCTTGCTCTGGAGCTTCTGATTGTGGCGAGACATGTATTTGCAGCCAGCTGCTACGCCCATTCCGAAGCCAACTATCAGGGCGATGCCCATGACTGCTGAGATGCTGGTGGACTTGGGATGGTTCTTGAAGAGCAGAGGGAAGTGGGTGATGATGTTGTTGAGAAAGACTTGTGTCGATTTGTTGAGTCGAAGGGCGAGGGAGAGGACTAGATAGAATCGTGAGTCTGCAGCCGTGATCTAGAGACCTCTAGACGACTTACCCCAGATGCTAATGAGAGACATCACGCCGGCTCCCCATTTTGGCAGGCCGCACAGCCAAAGGAAGACGAAGACTCCACTAAGAAAGAGCAGCATGTACCATTCAGCCAGGAAGCCGAAGGACGGAATGACCGCTGTGATGTTGCCGAGGATGGCAGTAATGCTCTCAACGATGGTCTTGAGTGTTCCCATTTTCTCCAGTGTTGCCTCGACAGACTCAAGAGCCGCTTCCGATTTCGACTGGAGGTCGTCCATGCGCTCCAGGGTGTCGCGTTGCTTGTTGACCAGGACGTCGCTTCCTTCGTCCAGACTCTGGACGTTGGTCATAACGGAGTTGAGTCGGAAGTCGATCGAGTCGATCTCAGCGGCCAGCGTACTAGTCAGGCCATTGGCTGTCTCGACACTACGAGTCACCTGGCCCACCGCGGTACTGAGCATGTCGAGCTCTTGTTGCATCTGATACTTGCGCTGGGCCTGAGCTACTTCAGCCTCGGTCCGCCATCTCGCAAAGTCCTCGTTCCACGAGTCGCTGTTAGCTCGCATGGTTTCGAAGCGGGCCAGTGCAAGTTCTGTCTCTTCGGCATGTTCGTTGACGTGTTTCGCGGTGTTGATGACTGTCTGCAAGAGACCCTCGAGATCAGAGCCCATGGTGGTCATGTTCTGCTGTAGCTTGTCCCACGACTCTTTGACGGCTTGTTTGAGGACCTCGTTGTCTTCGTGCATCTGGCTGTGGAACTCCTTCACGTTGACGGTGATTTCGTGGAATTGCTGTCGCATTGTGTTCGCCTGCTCACCGTGGTAGTCCATGGCATGGTTGAGGTTCTTGTTTGCTTCTAGCAGAAGCTCCAGGAACTTGATCTGCTCATCCTTGTCGTGCTGACTTCTCATGGCACTGCACATGATGTGTGCGTTGCTCTTGACCGCGTTGAAGCTCGTCCATGAGTTAGAGCCCTGGTCATAGAGGTCACTCAGGCATTGGTTGACGTATCGCTGGGGCTCCTTAGTTGCCGGGCTGGCAAGGAGTGGGCCGCACGACTTCGGCATGCTCTGTTTGGCATCGCCGAGCTCACACTCTGTCATCCGAATGGCGAAATGCTTTTGGTGTAGCTCCAGCACTTCGTCAGTGGCTGCCGTCGATCCTCGCCCGTCGTAGGTGCTACACGCATGAACGAGATTCTTTGCTGCTAGACGCTTACACGTCGGCTCCTTCTCGATGTTGGCAAGGATGCCTTGGACTTGCGCGAGTGAGTCCGCGAGGGTGATGTTGACTTCCGTAGACGCCGCCACCGGAGCTCGACTGATGGCATGCTCCACGCCATGGTGGCTGCCTGGGCTATTGAGGCGCCATGCTGATGTTGAATGAATACCATGCTCCGTTGCCACGCCGGCCAGAAGGGATGTTAGTGACTTACCTTGAGTGAGATCGACGCCTGCCAAGAGGCAAGCTGTCGTCGCAAGCCGACCGACGGTACTCTGAGACCACATCATGATGTTGTCGTCGTGTGCGGTGATCTGGAAGCAGGCCTCACGGTGTCATGAAAGTGTTGTAGTTGTGGTGATATCGCGTGCGCTGTTGAAGCCCGCGCGAGGGTGGTACCACCTCGCGGTAGTGCACGAGTCCACGGTGGTGGTATGGTGAGCTGTGTTGGTCGGTAGTCGCCTTATGTGAGTCGCGGAAGAAGACTGGAAGAAAGACAGAAGGCGGTGATGGTGAGAAGCATTGAGAGTGGAGCTGCTGTAGGCACGTGGCGCGTTTGTACACGCGTAAAATTTTCGTCGGTTTGCACTCACCTACAGTGTTGGTCGAGAAGGGTCGCATTCATATGCGCGTCTTGGTATTGATGTTGGACGCGACCTTCACTTTGATCAATCGACGAGGAAGGAGCTGAGGGACATCACCGGAAAAACTTCGGTCCGGCAGTCGCTTTGAACTTCGAGATGGCGAACAGGAGATTCCACCCACCATCGACCACAGCGACGATGGACGCCTCACGGCAATGTATGCGCTCATCGAGAGCTCTAGCGAAGACGTTCAGTACACCCACATGTCGCGAAGTCACGCTCCCGGCATTCCTGGTGCCAGCATTCGCGCAAGGACAGCAAACATCCCGATTCTCGACATCCTCCCAATGCCAGTCAAAGATAGGCATCAAGGCTCTCGCCTTCCCACCAGAAGTGAAGTTCACCGTCACAGCACCCCCGCCGCAACGAAGCAATGCGCGTGCCAGCAGAACGCAGGAGCAGACTAGGGTCGATATTGAAGGGCCATTGGGGAGGATGAGCATGACTATACCGCCATACATGTCTATTACGGTCAATGAGAATGGGACACGGCAATTGCACATACGGGATAAAGAGGATAAGAAGCAGAAGGCTATGTGGGGTGTGTAGCCTCAGGCATTGAGAGACGAGGATCATTTCACTAACGCTTCACCTACAGGCACAACACGTGCATACCTCCAAAACCACATTCTCGGTGTCTCAGAAGGGCACGCCGCCATCCTACGACTTGTCGGTGTCGGTTACCGAGCATCGATTGAGGAGAAAGAGGAAGCAATTGTTGGCTCAAAGACGGTCAAGCGGGAGTTTCCGGGCCAGAAGCTTGTGTCTCTAAAGGTGGGATACTCACATCCGATCGAGCTATTGGTGCCTGAGGGTTTGAAAGCGAGCACGCCTCAGCCGACGAGAATACTGTTGGAGGGCGTGGAGAAAGAGGTGGTCAAGCAGTTCGCGGCAGAGATCAGAGCATGGAGAGTGCCGGAGCCGTACAAGGGCAAGGGTATCTTTGTTAATGATGAGACGATTAGATTGAAGGCGAAGAAGATCAAGTAGAGGATTTGGAAGACTGTGTTGATAGTGTAAAAATGGATAATGTCTCTTGCAGCCTGGTCTCAGCATGACCGTAAGACAGTGTCGCAAACTGGCTAGCCTCTTGCTTGATCCGACGTTGGAGTCGTGTAGCACAACCACACCGCGTCTCCGCAGCTTGCAGCTCGGTGTCACCGAGGCAGCTGAACGTACTACACCAAACCGCCCAAATCACGCCATAGCCAAACTAAGAGAACAAAAGCCGACAGCGTCGTCAATTGGTTGGTCTTCGATGCCCAAGTTCCGGCGCAAGATGGATCTATGAACGTTCTGTACGAGAATGTTCGTCGGAGGATCACCAGCGTAGCTAGACACCGAAGGATGGGATCTACCGACAACGGCAATTTGGGCATCTTTCCTGAGTCTGCGCAGGCGGGATGCCTCATTGCTGCTTTTCAAGGTGGAGATGGGCTGTGTGTCATCAGTCCAGCATCTGAGGGCGATGGTCAATATAGGTTCATGGGACAGTGCTATGTCGACGGAGTGAATGGATGGCAAAGCACTGGAGCTCATGACGAAGAACAAGATGGCTATGAGCACTATCGTTCTGGTATGATATCTGAGCAGCTAAAGTGCTTGCAAAACAACTATCAAGACCATCTGTCAGGATTCCGCTCTGGCTTCAGAGAAAGTTCAGACCAATGATGCCGCCTCAGATCCCATGTTGCTCTATGTGACGAAGCCACGGATCGGCAGTCAGAGCAACAGCAGTCGAGTCCAGGCTACCGGTCGTCTAGCCAAACCACTCGGCATCGCGACAAGTCTTCTCATCCTTCTTCTGATCGAAAGCAGGAATGAACGCATCAACATCGCCACCATTCTTAGCAACAGCGGCCTCAACACGCTTCTTATACTCCGCCTTCCACGCTATCTCGCCGTGGACCGCAAAATGCTTTCCGAGCTGCTGGATGGAGTCCCACTTCGGTTGCTGCAAATCATGTTAGTCTTCGAACCACCCTGCTGACAAGACAGTAAACTCACCGTCTTCTCCAACTTCATGATCCAGTCCTCCGTGAACTTGAGCGTCCTGTTGTGCTTGTAATAACTGCTCACTGCACGTCTCCTCATCTCACACCTCAAGTCGACGAACCACTGTCGATGCCACTCAATGTACCACCAGCGGAACGCCCACGGGCTTGACTTCGTCACCTTGCCCATCTCCTGCTTGAAGCCCGTACACGACTCCGCATCGGGGATGTACATAGCATACGTCGTCTCCTCTCGTACCTCGATGGCGATCTCTCCGGTGAAATGCTCCAGCCACGTGCCAAGACGTGTCCCATGACCCTCGCTGCCAGGGATGGTGAGCAGGGGCGCCTCGAGGCCTTGGCCGGGACCCTTGAGGTAGAGTGCCACCGCAACATTACGCCCACAGTCGAAACAGTTGTGGTGTACTGGGTCGGGGCACATGTAGCACCCGCGCTCTGCACAGGCATGCTTGCAGCGCGGATTTGGGTGGCAGAGGCTCAATGCGACGTTGTGCAACGACACCGCCTCGTATTGCGGGGCGAAGATTCCGGTGGCGTGGACTTTGACGGTGCGGGCTTCGTAGTGGGTGACGATGTCGTCGATGAGAGTGGCTCGGACGGTGTCGTAGTGGCGGGCGGCTTTGAGGTAGCAGCGTTGGGACTCGTTGGCTATGAAACGGGAGGTGAGGCGGATGGCCAAGCCCGCTGGGACCCGCTCGGCGAGAGCTGCGTGCTTTGGAGTGGTTGGGTCGCTGGTAAAGGCCAGGTCGTAGATCATCTTGCGAAGCTCTGGAGGAATGGTCATGAATGATGGTGCCATTGTTGGTGAGTTGGGTAGGTGTGTAAGTCGGTGTGCTGTGATGTGATATGAAGTGTTTGAGAACGTCCTGCACTGGTATGTGTGGGATGCTGGGTGCTGCAAGAGTCTGGGTGTCTTGCGTACGGGCGGAAGAGTTGCTGTGCTGTGATGTGATCTGGTGAAGAAAGTCCTGCGCTGTTGGATGTGATGTCTTGAGTACTGCCGGAGCCCCAAAGTCTTGTGATTCAGTAAGGAAGCGACCGGCGGTTGAGTGTGTAACGTGGTATCTGTTGAAGCTGCTTGTGAGGAAGTGAAGTGGTTCAGAAGATGCTGAAGCGAAGTTGGTCTGATAAGAGATGAGTTTGAGTTGAGTTGAGGAAAAAGAAAAATCTTTATGCCTGGACCTGGTGGCTGGCACAATAGCGCACCACAATAGCATGCTCATGAGCTAGCCCAGCCACTTTGCGAGTTTTCTGTATTGTTATGTGGTGAGGACAATAAGAAGCTTGGGCCATGTGACCGCTGGAAAATGTACTGTAGATGGCTGGGGCTTGGCGCAAGTTTGCGCGTTGCTGACCTTTCCCTGTGCCAGAAACGACAGCACGTGCTGGACGCTGCGCAAAGACCGCTGACAGGTTCTCGTGGCCCAATGAACAGCCCATGGATCATCGCAAGATTGCGAAAGGTATGCAGCGGTGGCAAAGAGTTGCGGCGGCCCGCTGTGTTCGATGACACCAAGTGAAGTACCGTGATCGCCGCTGCGCACCAGTATCTAAGAGCAGGGAGTTTCCTCTATCGATGGTGCAGCAAATCCGTCGACGTTTTCTCATGATCCGTTCGTCTGCGCATTCTTGTAATAAGGTCTCGGCACACTGTCATAGTACGGCACCACAATCACCTGTGATTCTCAGTCAGCAATCGGACGAACCCTTCACGGACACCTTGACCGTAGCCGCAGCACTCACATTCGGATCCGTCGTCGCTCCCACCATGCTCAACGTAGCCGGCGTCGTCGGCTTCACGCTCACAATCATATTGATCAACGCCGGCGTCTTTTGCGCAAGCTCACGCACCGTCAACTCGATCTCTTCGTAAGCGGTGATCTTCTTGCCTTCGCATCCGAAGCCTTGCGCCACCACTTCATACTTACACCCCTCACTCATCTTAACACAAGGTCTCACGTCCGTGACACCTTCATAGATCAGATCTTGCCCATTGACGCTCATGCCCCAGACATAGTTATTCGCTACCACGGTCAAGATCTTGAGGCCGAACCTTGCCATCGTGTCCAGTTCTTGAATGTGAAAGCCTGCACTGCCGTCGCCGTGGATGTTGACGATCAGCCGTGAAGGATCCGCGATTGCAGCTCCCAAGCTGTAGCCCCATCCGTTACCTAGGAAGCCCAGATAGCCAGGTGGTGTGAGTATGTGTTTAGCGTTGGCTTGCTCTGCGGTCATGGCAGCCCATTGGCCTGCTTCGCCGCCGTCGAGCATGATGATGGAGTCTGGCGGGAGGGACTTCATAAGCGTGGACATTGCGTGATACGGGTGGAGGTGACCGTCAGGTTGAGTCTTCGGGTCTTGTTCGTAGGGAAGGGAAGAAGTGGTGAGGCTGCGGCATTTCTTGATCCACTCATCGTTGCGAGGGAATGGGGCGTTGGTGGCTTTGGTCAGGAATGCTTCGCAGAACACCTTGGCGTCAGCTATGAT contains the following coding sequences:
- a CDS encoding 54S ribosomal protein L6, mitochondrial, with the protein product MANRRFHPPSTTATMDASRQCMRSSRALAKTFSTPTCREVTLPAFLVPAFAQGQQTSRFSTSSQCQSKIGIKALAFPPEVKFTVTAPPPQRSNARASRTQEQTRVDIEGPLGRMSMTIPPYMSITVNENGTRQLHIRDKEDKKQKAMWGTTRAYLQNHILGVSEGHAAILRLVGVGYRASIEEKEEAIVGSKTVKREFPGQKLVSLKVGYSHPIELLVPEGLKASTPQPTRILLEGVEKEVVKQFAAEIRAWRVPEPYKGKGIFVNDETIRLKAKKIK